The Candidatus Dormiibacterota bacterium genome includes a window with the following:
- a CDS encoding GNAT family N-acetyltransferase produces MIRPAKVRDLTAVSKLAAQSIENDYGFYPPHVKQQLKARNSKRSLLTTIIRRQRLILVAEDNGRIVGYIIANPNNDSVALVYSIYVDGAARKKGIGRALLNEFEKQYVKPPVSKIMVWTEIAPDYYRRLGWSEEAGLKNHWWGQDWVIFVKPVNNKNSISSINKRIKETESVSGDAE; encoded by the coding sequence GTGATCCGGCCGGCCAAAGTACGCGATTTAACAGCAGTCAGTAAACTGGCCGCCCAGTCAATCGAAAACGATTACGGCTTTTATCCACCGCACGTAAAACAGCAGCTGAAAGCCCGCAACTCCAAGCGCTCTCTACTCACCACAATCATTAGGCGCCAGCGCCTGATTTTAGTAGCTGAAGATAACGGACGGATAGTGGGCTACATTATCGCTAATCCTAATAATGATAGCGTAGCCTTGGTTTACTCGATATATGTAGACGGTGCCGCGCGTAAGAAGGGTATTGGCCGCGCTCTTTTGAATGAGTTCGAAAAACAGTACGTAAAGCCGCCTGTAAGTAAAATTATGGTTTGGACAGAAATCGCGCCCGATTACTATCGCCGTTTAGGCTGGAGCGAAGAGGCCGGGCTTAAAAATCATTGGTGGGGGCAGGATTGGGTGATTTTTGTAAAGCCAGTCAACAATAAAAATTCGATCTCTAGCATAAACAAGCGCATAAAAGAGACCGAGTCTGTCAGCGGCGACGCCGAGTGA
- a CDS encoding HAMP domain-containing sensor histidine kinase, translated as MGVIDEQAANRLNARRGLSRRFFLTVVLPPVIPFIVLGYLGYGQLSGLIRASLIDQLAKSAQTTAAKVDREISIRQTVLTKTAEEVFEIKNEFDSRRSKLATQRDSCTRNVSVNISFIGQADCDPFLAEFARLTVRSSSPSSVLADYRQAISQGYQKQVAGLTSDEKAKISDRLRSYTVFFPETTEIVIKAGGNTVAETASISQRYKSSGSGVLPLQTAGDKRLVGLGGNVSAKGYSGSVLAAYDADHSGFLKPSWQSAPRPYKEDAVYIAESSGSVVYPKLADSKNRSKILASAAKQSKAASPEYSFNEGGKPMIARSARINDSPWLVMAASPTQLVLGELNTAQNLALGAIVISLLVSLFVGLVFVASATEAIKKLLAGALLFASGKLDHKITLKTKDELQALAETMNDMAAQILAGQKALDEKNKEFISVATHELKAPMTSIIGNLSMVLEDGMGKVDRQARELIGQAFLGTTRLRELVTDMLDIARLEGGKIQFEIKPTDIGKLTNEIISMQSVPAKGRKVSFAYQPGKPPQKVLADEAKLQIILTNFISNAIKYNRTGGQVIIRHSVQNGHLTTSVADTGLGIPKEQQAKMFQKFFRVQSRNRSNIPGTGLGLYITKQFIEAMGGAVWFESQEGKGTAFYFRLPLAE; from the coding sequence ATGGGTGTAATTGACGAACAGGCTGCTAACCGGCTAAATGCCAGGCGCGGCTTAAGCAGAAGATTCTTTTTAACGGTAGTATTGCCGCCAGTTATTCCTTTTATTGTACTTGGATATCTCGGTTACGGGCAGCTCTCTGGCTTAATTAGAGCCTCACTTATAGATCAGCTAGCCAAATCGGCTCAAACCACGGCTGCCAAAGTAGACCGCGAAATCTCCATTCGCCAGACGGTTTTAACCAAAACGGCCGAAGAAGTATTCGAGATAAAAAACGAATTTGACAGTAGAAGAAGCAAGCTGGCCACCCAGCGCGACAGCTGTACCCGCAATGTGAGTGTGAATATTAGTTTTATCGGCCAAGCCGATTGTGACCCCTTTCTGGCTGAGTTTGCCAGGTTAACAGTAAGAAGCAGCTCGCCCAGCTCAGTGTTGGCTGACTACCGGCAGGCTATCAGCCAGGGCTACCAAAAGCAGGTTGCTGGGCTCACTAGTGATGAGAAGGCTAAAATCAGCGACCGGCTGCGGTCATACACAGTTTTCTTCCCGGAAACCACTGAAATTGTTATTAAAGCTGGGGGCAACACAGTGGCCGAAACGGCCAGTATCAGCCAGCGCTACAAATCATCTGGCTCCGGTGTGTTACCGCTTCAGACGGCTGGGGATAAACGGCTGGTAGGTCTTGGCGGTAATGTATCTGCTAAAGGCTACAGCGGCAGCGTGCTGGCGGCTTATGACGCCGACCACAGCGGTTTTTTAAAGCCCTCTTGGCAATCAGCCCCCCGGCCGTATAAAGAAGATGCCGTATATATTGCCGAATCAAGCGGTAGTGTGGTTTACCCCAAGCTAGCTGATAGCAAAAATAGATCAAAAATCTTGGCAAGCGCCGCCAAACAAAGCAAGGCTGCAAGCCCCGAGTATTCATTTAATGAGGGTGGAAAGCCAATGATTGCCCGGTCTGCTAGGATCAACGACAGCCCTTGGCTGGTCATGGCAGCTTCCCCAACCCAGCTAGTATTGGGTGAGCTGAATACTGCGCAAAATCTGGCTTTGGGGGCTATTGTCATCTCGCTATTGGTCTCACTGTTTGTCGGATTAGTCTTTGTAGCCTCTGCCACAGAAGCAATTAAAAAACTATTAGCCGGCGCGTTGCTATTTGCCAGCGGTAAGCTGGACCACAAAATCACCCTTAAGACTAAGGATGAGCTGCAGGCCTTGGCCGAAACTATGAATGATATGGCGGCCCAGATTCTGGCTGGCCAGAAAGCGCTAGACGAAAAAAACAAAGAGTTTATTAGTGTTGCCACTCATGAGCTCAAAGCCCCCATGACGTCCATTATCGGCAACTTATCGATGGTATTAGAGGATGGGATGGGCAAGGTCGATAGGCAAGCCCGGGAGCTAATAGGCCAGGCCTTTCTGGGAACTACCCGACTACGGGAGCTAGTAACCGATATGCTAGACATTGCCCGGTTGGAAGGCGGCAAGATCCAGTTTGAGATTAAACCGACAGATATCGGCAAACTCACAAATGAAATAATTAGTATGCAGTCCGTACCGGCTAAGGGCAGAAAGGTCAGCTTCGCCTACCAGCCAGGCAAACCACCCCAAAAAGTACTTGCCGACGAAGCCAAACTGCAGATTATTTTGACGAATTTTATTTCTAACGCCATTAAATACAACCGCACTGGCGGCCAGGTGATTATAAGGCATTCCGTACAAAACGGACATCTAACCACCTCGGTAGCCGACACCGGTCTAGGTATACCCAAGGAGCAGCAGGCCAAGATGTTCCAAAAGTTCTTTAGAGTGCAATCGCGCAATCGCAGTAATATTCCTGGTACCGGACTTGGTCTGTATATCACTAAGCAGTTTATCGAAGCAATGGGTGGTGCAGTCTGGTTTGAGTCGCAAGAAGGCAAAGGTACAGCCTTTTACTTCAGACTGCCGCTGGCTGAATAG
- the trpC gene encoding indole-3-glycerol phosphate synthase TrpC, whose product MLKQLASASARQAEVRRKKLPIRELERKIQNRSRAKLSFTQALGQPGLSLIAEHKRRSPSKGDIRRGSNAAEIAKMYTRAGAAAISVLTEEGSFGGSLQDLADVRDSVDIPILRKDFITSQYQLYEAAAYGADAVLLIAAILSTKQLREIYAQARELGLDCLIEVHSEAELKRALEINPRIIGINNRNLKTFKVDIQTANLLRPMAPPGTLVVAESGYSCAQQLTELNIAGFDAVLIGEVLMRAKDPELKTRELLGTH is encoded by the coding sequence ATGCTAAAGCAGCTAGCTAGTGCTTCAGCGCGCCAAGCCGAAGTACGGCGCAAAAAATTGCCCATAAGAGAGCTAGAAAGAAAGATACAAAATCGCAGTCGGGCTAAACTATCCTTTACCCAAGCTCTTGGGCAGCCGGGCCTGTCCCTAATTGCTGAGCATAAAAGGCGCTCGCCCAGCAAGGGTGATATTCGTCGCGGAAGCAATGCCGCCGAAATCGCAAAGATGTATACACGGGCTGGGGCGGCCGCCATTTCGGTTTTAACCGAAGAGGGGAGCTTCGGCGGATCGCTGCAAGATCTGGCAGACGTAAGAGATTCGGTGGATATTCCGATTCTGCGCAAAGACTTCATTACTAGCCAGTATCAGCTGTATGAGGCCGCTGCATATGGCGCCGATGCAGTCTTGCTGATAGCGGCCATACTCAGCACCAAGCAACTCAGGGAGATTTACGCGCAGGCTAGGGAGCTGGGTCTGGATTGCCTTATAGAGGTGCATAGCGAAGCCGAACTAAAGCGCGCGCTGGAGATTAACCCTAGGATTATTGGTATTAACAACCGGAACTTAAAAACCTTCAAGGTCGATATCCAAACGGCCAACCTACTGAGACCAATGGCGCCGCCGGGTACCTTGGTGGTCGCAGAAAGCGGATATTCGTGCGCCCAACAACTAACAGAGTTGAATATTGCAGGTTTTGACGCAGTGCTGATTGGTGAAGTATTGATGAGAGCTAAAGACCCCGAACTAAAGACAAGAGAACTGCTTGGTACACATTGA
- a CDS encoding ZIP family metal transporter, whose product MIAVWFAIVGFLAAMAGGLFALKYRRHLHHVLGLTAGILMGVVIFDLLPEIFEIVHAGGYDPTIPMIGMMGGFLAFHILEKMTHIHTHVHEEERNVRLGHPAVGQLSAAAIASHTFLDGVAIGLAFQVNAAIGLAVALAVVAHNFSDGLNTVGLMLAHKNSPRKSLQLLLVVALAAPLGAASTLLFTLPEPVLLAYLGISAGFLLYIGASDVLPEASTKHPSRLTLAMTMVGAVFIFTVTKMAGI is encoded by the coding sequence TTGATTGCAGTCTGGTTTGCTATTGTCGGGTTCTTGGCCGCTATGGCCGGGGGCTTATTCGCGCTTAAATACCGGCGCCACTTGCATCACGTATTAGGCCTAACGGCCGGGATTTTAATGGGAGTAGTCATCTTTGATCTGCTGCCTGAAATCTTTGAAATCGTACATGCCGGTGGTTATGATCCAACTATTCCTATGATAGGCATGATGGGCGGGTTTCTGGCTTTTCACATATTAGAGAAGATGACTCACATTCATACACATGTCCATGAGGAAGAGCGCAATGTGCGTTTGGGTCACCCGGCTGTCGGCCAGCTTTCAGCCGCCGCAATTGCCAGTCATACCTTTCTAGACGGAGTGGCGATTGGTCTGGCTTTTCAGGTGAATGCGGCTATTGGACTAGCTGTAGCGCTAGCGGTGGTGGCGCATAATTTTTCGGATGGCTTAAATACTGTCGGGCTGATGCTAGCACATAAGAACTCTCCCCGAAAATCGCTACAGTTGCTTCTAGTGGTGGCCTTAGCCGCTCCGCTGGGTGCTGCCTCTACTTTACTCTTTACACTGCCCGAGCCGGTACTTCTAGCTTATCTGGGCATTTCGGCCGGCTTCTTGCTCTATATAGGTGCCAGCGATGTGCTGCCTGAGGCTAGCACCAAGCATCCTTCGCGCCTTACTTTGGCCATGACCATGGTCGGCGCGGTATTTATTTTTACAGTTACTAAGATGGCAGGAATATGA
- the opgC gene encoding OpgC domain-containing protein → MKTSKLIRRPAIDLLRGFFIFVIIVDHLRRAPAGYEVITGKGVLWASAAEGFFIISGMMVGLVRGRDWVHYGARYATSKLWRRAGKLYVLAVALTLGFTALAKHLGFGSNIKGGANLNDDWPSLILNAITGQYVYGWTDFLIYYAAFLFVSPLILWALHKRLWQLVLVASASVWLLRGDHFGLAWQLLFVIGIIAGYHLPRLEAKWRSLAPRLKRNAWMFLGSFMAITVALGVFFIHFHGAEQWYRDNLESYFVRQTMEPARIIVALLWFSLLYGLFSKYQAAISRLAGGFLTVLGRNSLLAYTLQGIVIFLLDILLGAWVSDNIAVNFAIVTAVLWLIWWLVIFLSQSPNRHSSLPAGRVKLK, encoded by the coding sequence TTGAAGACTTCTAAACTAATTCGCCGCCCCGCAATAGACCTTTTACGCGGGTTTTTTATATTCGTGATAATAGTCGATCATCTGCGCCGAGCACCGGCCGGTTATGAGGTGATAACTGGCAAGGGTGTTCTATGGGCTTCTGCAGCTGAAGGCTTCTTTATAATTTCGGGTATGATGGTCGGCTTGGTCCGGGGGAGGGATTGGGTTCATTATGGTGCCCGTTATGCCACGAGTAAACTCTGGCGCCGGGCCGGGAAGCTGTATGTACTGGCGGTAGCGCTAACTCTCGGGTTTACGGCACTTGCCAAACATTTGGGTTTTGGCAGCAATATTAAAGGCGGCGCGAATTTAAATGACGATTGGCCTTCACTGATCCTTAATGCCATTACCGGTCAGTATGTTTATGGCTGGACCGACTTTTTAATTTACTACGCGGCCTTTTTATTTGTTTCGCCGCTAATTCTGTGGGCCTTGCACAAGCGCTTGTGGCAATTGGTACTGGTCGCGTCGGCATCTGTCTGGCTGCTGCGCGGAGATCATTTCGGCCTCGCCTGGCAGCTGCTTTTTGTAATCGGAATCATAGCCGGCTACCACTTGCCGCGATTAGAAGCCAAGTGGCGCTCTCTTGCCCCACGCCTAAAGCGGAATGCCTGGATGTTCTTAGGCAGCTTCATGGCTATAACGGTGGCTCTGGGCGTATTCTTCATCCATTTTCACGGGGCAGAGCAGTGGTATAGGGATAATCTAGAATCTTATTTTGTGCGGCAGACGATGGAGCCGGCTAGGATTATAGTAGCCCTATTATGGTTTAGCCTGCTCTACGGTTTATTTAGCAAATACCAGGCAGCTATTAGCCGGCTGGCAGGAGGCTTCCTCACTGTGCTGGGGCGCAACTCTCTGCTGGCTTATACGCTGCAAGGCATCGTAATTTTCCTGCTAGATATTCTGCTAGGTGCGTGGGTGTCAGATAATATCGCAGTTAACTTTGCCATAGTTACGGCCGTGCTGTGGCTTATCTGGTGGCTAGTAATCTTCCTTTCCCAATCCCCAAACCGACACTCAAGCCTGCCTGCCGGCAGGGTAAAACTTAAATAA
- a CDS encoding alpha/beta hydrolase → MDNQETFHLQEMKKSKARRKYSISLFVLVLLLVIIAVLRWGGQTSEDSGLPLFELKKPKPVGGEIVELKHTGTLNAAAINTEAAVVYGPTGVQTAKTAIEKYEVTYTSQDPRNGKEVNIKGRFYIPQQPYFGNAIVFGPGTTGPGAECAPTLERARGKNWSRYDNHLSFYAGQGYAVATTDYDNRLPGGIQAYFVGEFEGRIMLDTARAMQKLKDERIPGYIHPKGFVMAGYSQGGHAALWADQIRRDYAEEIDINAIAGFVPAADVGKLVKDAVSGATATWLPPYLLAAYRDYYELPTLPLDMLQEPHAQTLETDARSLCIDQVEIMAGRFGNKSTVDKVYQPEFLKAARGDTLELLVPEFERLMRKNLAGDYSSKTPVLTISGERDTVVLPNSQLQLTQRLCRNNSSRSVQLFVSPAATHYTAMAAGRNKVLEWLKQIESPLAPATDCSRYRQ, encoded by the coding sequence ATGGATAATCAGGAGACTTTTCATTTACAAGAGATGAAGAAGTCTAAAGCAAGACGAAAATATTCAATATCCCTTTTTGTGCTGGTACTGCTACTGGTGATTATTGCTGTTCTGCGTTGGGGTGGGCAGACAAGTGAGGATAGCGGCCTGCCTTTATTCGAGTTAAAAAAGCCTAAGCCGGTAGGCGGGGAGATAGTAGAGCTTAAACATACCGGTACACTGAATGCAGCTGCTATTAATACCGAGGCCGCCGTGGTATATGGCCCCACTGGAGTGCAGACGGCTAAAACCGCGATTGAAAAGTACGAAGTCACTTATACCAGCCAAGATCCTCGTAACGGCAAAGAGGTGAATATTAAAGGCCGCTTCTATATACCGCAGCAGCCTTACTTTGGCAACGCGATTGTATTTGGCCCAGGCACAACCGGCCCTGGAGCCGAATGCGCTCCAACGCTCGAGCGGGCCAGGGGTAAAAACTGGAGCCGGTACGACAATCATTTATCTTTTTATGCCGGCCAGGGTTATGCTGTTGCTACAACCGATTACGACAATCGTTTGCCAGGCGGAATTCAAGCCTACTTTGTAGGTGAATTTGAGGGGCGGATTATGCTAGACACCGCTCGGGCAATGCAGAAGCTGAAAGACGAAAGAATCCCTGGGTACATTCACCCCAAAGGTTTCGTAATGGCCGGTTATTCCCAGGGAGGCCATGCCGCTCTGTGGGCCGACCAAATCAGGCGTGATTACGCTGAGGAGATTGATATTAATGCCATTGCCGGGTTTGTACCGGCCGCAGATGTAGGCAAGCTGGTTAAAGACGCCGTTAGCGGTGCCACGGCTACTTGGCTGCCGCCCTACCTACTGGCTGCCTATCGTGATTATTACGAACTGCCCACGCTGCCCTTGGATATGCTCCAGGAACCTCACGCCCAAACCTTAGAGACTGACGCTAGAAGCCTGTGTATTGACCAGGTAGAGATTATGGCCGGCCGTTTTGGCAATAAATCCACGGTCGATAAGGTCTACCAGCCGGAATTCCTTAAGGCGGCCAGGGGCGATACGCTTGAGCTGCTGGTACCTGAGTTTGAGCGGCTGATGAGAAAAAACCTGGCCGGCGACTACAGCTCCAAAACACCGGTGCTGACAATTAGCGGCGAACGAGACACCGTAGTACTGCCGAATTCACAGCTACAACTCACCCAAAGACTCTGCCGCAACAATAGTTCTCGCAGTGTGCAGCTGTTTGTAAGCCCTGCGGCCACGCATTATACCGCTATGGCTGCAGGTAGAAATAAAGTTCTCGAGTGGCTTAAGCAGATAGAAAGCCCGCTTGCCCCTGCCACTGACTGCTCGAGGTATCGCCAGTGA
- a CDS encoding thioredoxin domain-containing protein, with the protein MSKRTVIFIFTAASLAIGGAYLWIGSSKDKNTQTTPAPTTQQPQTKKTESAPELIIGNPNAKVTILEYSDPQCPICLRFFETTEPQLKREYLDTGKAKLQLKVETHIGANSKLAGQAWYCAAEQNQFAAYHDETFRRQRSGINETSLKQIAGQIGLNQNTFDQCLESGKYAAQVEADNTEAQSRISGTPTFFIGTQKVVGAQPFSVFKTIIDSQL; encoded by the coding sequence GTGAGCAAGCGGACTGTCATATTCATTTTCACAGCAGCTTCTCTGGCCATAGGAGGGGCTTACTTATGGATAGGTTCAAGCAAAGACAAGAACACTCAGACCACGCCAGCGCCGACTACCCAACAACCGCAGACCAAGAAGACCGAATCTGCTCCCGAGCTTATCATTGGTAATCCGAATGCCAAGGTGACAATCCTGGAATACAGCGATCCGCAATGCCCGATTTGCCTGCGCTTTTTTGAGACTACCGAACCACAGCTAAAGAGGGAGTATCTTGATACCGGCAAGGCTAAACTGCAGCTGAAGGTAGAAACGCACATTGGCGCGAACTCAAAACTGGCCGGCCAGGCTTGGTACTGCGCGGCTGAGCAAAATCAGTTTGCGGCTTATCACGATGAAACCTTTCGCCGACAGCGATCCGGGATTAACGAGACGAGCTTAAAGCAGATTGCCGGACAAATCGGACTGAATCAGAATACTTTTGATCAGTGTTTAGAAAGCGGTAAGTATGCCGCTCAAGTTGAAGCCGATAACACCGAGGCCCAGAGCCGAATTAGCGGCACACCGACCTTTTTCATAGGTACGCAGAAAGTCGTAGGCGCCCAGCCATTCTCAGTTTTTAAAACGATTATTGATTCGCAGTTATGA